A segment of the Capricornis sumatraensis isolate serow.1 chromosome 8, serow.2, whole genome shotgun sequence genome:
TGCCTGTGTTATAGGTGGCAAGGCAGGTGGTGTAAGAGTTAAAACAGTAGTTAAAACTCTCAGAAGAGTCTGAATTGGAGTATTTCAATATTCAGCAGTTTTAGGGTTGTTTTTTCCCCTGAAACTAAAGAATGGATAGAATGTGCACTTTAAAACTTATACATACCATGCTTAAAAACCAGTTTTACCATTTACTATCCCAAaacatcatttttatttcaatgagTTCTTGTGAATTGCCTAGCATAGAGGATTCCTTAAATGTCAGTATTGTTCCACCCCCCTAACCCTGACGCCAATGCTTCAAGATTAATAGGAAACATCAATTCCACCTTATTGAATGCCTTCTGTGTGTCAGGTGCTGTTGAAACCAAGGTACTTGTATCTTTGTAGCCAGTCTTCAAGTTGTTTACAGGCTAGTTGGGAAGGCTAACATGTAAATCTATAAGACAGTACCACTTTATAATGTGTTGTGCTACAGGAAGTAAGTACTGGGCTTTGTAGGAGCCTAGAAAGGCATCTAAGTCAGACTCTTCAGAAGCTCTTCCCTGCTATGTAGGGGTCCCGGGGCAGGAGGAATTCCCATACCAATACCTTTTACAAAATCACAAAACAAATTGTTCCACTGCATCCTTAATGTAAtgtgttgccaaattcagaaccTTTCAGAATAAAAATCTCTATGTAAAACAATGATTTTAGGTTTGTTTTACAGAGCTGTAAGATATAAATATAATCCTAAAATCCTGATTAAGTTCTGTAACATATGCCGGAATTGTTCTTGGAGAGCTTACGTACATGATAGAGCAAAAAGTTACTGTTTTTTCTCACCCATTCAGGAATCTGCTTGAAAATGGATCAACTTATGTTGGACTTAATGCTGCTCTCTGTGGCCTAATAGCAAATAGCCTTTTTCGACGCATCTTACATGTGACACAGGCTCGTATAGCTGCTGGCTTACCAATGGCAGTGATCCCATTTTTGACAGCAAATGTATCTTACAAAGGTTTTGTAAGTTTACCTTTGAATACAGGTAAGTTCTATTTCGCCAGTAAGTTCACTTTGGTATACAGTTTGCACCTTATGTCAATCCTTAAAGTAGCTATATGATTTAAGGTAGTCACGACGTGCGTACATCTGTCAGATTCGGATGGGTAAGACTGAACCTTGCTAGCCTCTGTAACGCAGCAATTAATTCATATTAGCATGTTCTACCAAACAAGTAAAATAGATACATGCACAGTAATGCTACTTTCCTCTACCTAACTTATCTTTCCCACAGTGCTTAGTAAGAAATACttggaaacttttttaaaaaatgttgactgCCTTAACATTATAGGAGTTTCTTAAAGGGAAAAAACATTTTGTGGGAACAAGACTTTATGTAGTAAATCAAAAAGCACcaaatgtgtgtatgtacagTAGTTATCAAATACATGGAGACTTGATTTCCCTTTGGACAGTTCACAGTATTTGCTGAGTACTCCAAGTACAGCTAAATCATGAAAGATAAAATTTAtgacttccaaaaaaaaaattaccacagGTGGTAGTAGGGAAGGAGGCAGTCCATTTAAATTCTCTTAAGTGCTACTTCAAATTTGTTTAAATTGGATGAGTATTTTGTTTGAATCCCCAAGAACATTGTGCAAAGAATTTTGATATGCAGGGAAACAATGAACAGAATGAGTGAAAACATAAGTTAAATTTCTAGCACCATGTactaatttgaaaatgaataattttataaaaataaaaccagactATATAATGTAAAAAATTTAAGATGAATTAAATTGTTAAAACAGATTTCCCATGGGTGTAAAAAAGTTTCTTAAAGACAAAAATACTAGCCCAGGTTTGCTaatacaaatgaagaaaactagaggcagtgcaaactattatattcaaatagaaaacaaattaggGAATTTTCCCTAAAATGGTTTTATCAGTTACTCGTTTTAATTATCCATATGTATACCTTTTAACATGCCTTGTAGAAATACATTTGCTGTATTACTGCTTGAAAATTGCCCATCTGTGATACATATAAGGGGACCTTGAGTTCTTTAAGTGTTAGCTTGAATATCCATTTGCAGAACTAATTTGTTTCCTAGGTGATCTGCATTGTGAAACATGCACCGTAACACGAGGCGGATTggttggtcttgtttttggtggcCTGTACCCTGTTTTCTTGGCTATCCCTGTGAATGGTGGCCTAGCAGCTAGGTAGGATTATTTTCCATAATTAGTAAAAAACTTAAGTACACTCTACTTTTTAGGGAATGTTACCTGTTTGATTTGAAAGCATTAATAAGCCTTGTTTTTTCCAAGTAatcaaagaatatttttcaagaaTCTGAAAACACTTCTGGAAATTTATCTCACTAACCTCTTGGGTGTGAGGTTCAGGTTCGAAACATAAAGCTGCAAACAGTACTACTGTGACTATGCGTAACGTTCTTAAGAGTTTGTGTACTAAAGAAAATTCTATCAGAAAATGTGTAGCTATAAGCCAAAATAACTTAGTTATTCTCTGATGAAGTCTTGTACCAAACAACCTATGAGCTTCCAGAGGTGAAATGGCGGAAAAAAAGGGACAAAACAAAAGGCTAGTTTTTAGGACTAACAGACATTGAAGAGAATGCTATTACCTTAATCTTTACCCTAAGCTAGTTTTAAGACTTCTGGAATTACTATATGTTGTACATAAATTTATCACTTAATACAACTGTCTCTTCTAGTGAACTGTTTCAATGTTTTCTTACAGGTATAATTCAGCCCTGCTACCAGAGAAAGGAAACATCTTCAATTACTGGATTAGGATTTCTAAGCCTGTCTTTAGAAAGATGTTATTTCCCATTTTGCTCCAGACTGGGTTTGCTGCATACCTCGGGTCTAGACAATATAAACTACTTATAAAGGCTCTTCAGTTACCAGAACCTGGCCTAGAAATTGAGTGATTGTTAAGCAAatctgtacacaaaaataaaactataaaaataacctACATCTGATTATGAATAAACAGAGACTTGTACAAAAGGTACATTTCTGGGATCTACAGTATTCAACACTATCCACTTAGATAAGAACCTAACTTCCTCGTCTTCCCAATACTTTCTCCCACATTCACTTGCTCTACTCCTTTATATTAAGCACTTTGGTTTGtaacacaggaaaaaaacataCAGCAGTTTTCATTAAAAACCTCATATCCAAATAGGAATGAAAATGGCGGGTAGGGGGTGGAGAGGTATCAACACACTACAGAAATggtattcattttcttaattcaCTGTTTTCTGTAGGTATTATTCATAGATTCTTAgaacatatttaaaaacattcCTGGGACTTCTCTAGCAGTTTACTGGTTAAGATGCCACACTTCAAACCCTGGTCagctaaaaacaaaaactcattcCTCACAGTGAtcaattccaatattcttgccagaagaTTATTCAGGCTTAGCTCAAGCTGTCCTAatgataggcttccctggtagttcagtgttAAAGCACCTGACATCAAGCCCTGAAAGAGTAGCCATGTTCTTCCTActatttctagttttgttttttgaagtatCAGTCTATTCCTGAATTCCTAAGATagattatatttttgaaatgacCAGTTGTTTTCCCTTCCTAAAACTTCATCTCAGTTCTTGAAACCATTTTACTTGACAGCATCTAAATTAgcattgagcttccctggtggctcagcagtaaagaatctacctgccaatgcaggagatgtgggtttgatccctgggtcaggaagatcccctggaggaggcaatgacaAGCCACTCTACtactgtctgggaaattccatggacagagtagcctggcgggctacagcccatgggattgcaagagtcggacatgacttagcaactaaacaatgataGATCACTAGCCAACAAAACTATGATGAGGAAATATCTCTATACTGTATATGACTGATAACGTTAGCAATAGCCatatgtggctactgagcaccCAAAATGTGACTAGTGCACCTGAataactgaattttttattttgtttagccATACCTAGCTAGTATCCTCGGCATTAGACAATGAAGATCTATATCAACACTTGCTTATGAAACAAGCTGGTCATACTAAATTACTGTGTCACCCTAGAATATTATTCACAAGCATCTTAACTATTCCTTTTCAAATGCGGTGATACATCTGTTAGTCTTGtgctatttaaaattatataaaaacatttaGCTTGTCACCTAAAAAAAGCAGCTTTGAGTGGGATAGACTTTCAGCGTCCcgtaaagaaaagaaagcagtacagccaaagatttaaaattcaatttataaaatacaagggaattccctggcagtccagtagttaggggagcttccctggtggctcagcagtaaagactccacctgcaacacaagagctgcgggttcaatccctggatcaggaagatcccctgaggacaaagcaacccactacagtattcctgcctggagaatcttatggacagaggagcctgggaggctataatccatggggtcacagagttgaacatgactaaagtgacttagcatgcacaaacaCCAGTGCTTTGACTGCTGAAGGTGCAGGTTTATTAATCCAGGGACCAGCAAGCCATGTGGCAGGGCTAAGTAAAAACCAAGTCAAAAACCTAATAAAAACAGattacgttaaaaaaaaaatcccctatcAAACTACATTTGGTAAGAAATGATCCCAATTATGAagcaaaagaatatattttactaTGGATATTCTCCGGGTTACAGAATTAtggctgatttttcttttcatcttgattCCTTTCTGGATATTCCCAGTTTTCTGTAATGAATATGCTTTTAaaactaggaggaaaaaaaaaaaaaatatatatatatatatataaggctaaaaaggaaacaaaccctttattttataaaatatctagATAAAGCTCTGACCCaaagttatataattttatatgcatTCTCACTTTTATTGAAAGCATGGTTCTACTCATCACAATAGAAAACCCCAATAAAATTCCTGACTTCAAAAATAAGAAACCCAAATTAC
Coding sequences within it:
- the TMEM126A gene encoding transmembrane protein 126A isoform X2, yielding MENHEPDGTIIKENLIDIMARKINQLPEAERNLLENGSTYVGLNAALCGLIANSLFRRILHVTQARIAAGLPMAVIPFLTANVSYKGFVSLPLNTGDLHCETCTVTRGGLVGLVFGGLYPVFLAIPVNGGLAARYNSALLPEKGNIFNYWIRISKPVFRKMLFPILLQTGFAAYLGSRQYKLLIKALQLPEPGLEIE
- the TMEM126A gene encoding transmembrane protein 126A isoform X1, which encodes MTRCSAAAWLKMENHEPDGTIIKENLIDIMARKINQLPEAERNLLENGSTYVGLNAALCGLIANSLFRRILHVTQARIAAGLPMAVIPFLTANVSYKGFVSLPLNTGDLHCETCTVTRGGLVGLVFGGLYPVFLAIPVNGGLAARYNSALLPEKGNIFNYWIRISKPVFRKMLFPILLQTGFAAYLGSRQYKLLIKALQLPEPGLEIE